One window of Camelina sativa cultivar DH55 chromosome 4, Cs, whole genome shotgun sequence genomic DNA carries:
- the LOC104780817 gene encoding BTB/POZ domain-containing protein At3g49900-like, which yields MKRWTNLGFVDTIYEEEDYVDDHSNSSFSSPSSSLSLSPHHHQRRINLSSSPSMELDSRVHKWSLANNSKPDVFVNVGGTRFHLHKDPLSTRSGYLKRHLTGVKELTLSPPLNITAETFSLVAGFCYGAYIELTPFNVVSVRVAVELLHMTTGAGGGDGGGRESLRNLTESYLRRVVFVNVDYIQIVLRSCLLQLPESETTAFLVGRCVEALTEIGYGDCVNEFLEEAVRLPAGDFSVVADAVQQRFPRHDLLYRIVDAYVKEHDGEITEEEKIRICNSIDCDKLSPPLLLHSVQNPKMPLRFIVRAMLQEQLNTRHSIMAAAAVASTAPPVGGRHREIADARDSSVTLGSLLQRDTAARQNCRLRAAMNSTSSRIESLEKELDAMKRFLSKESEKQKSERIIVESRSRSVMDSARSASFHCVQQPSNVNKTHRGERGSVSNLSTTFQRRRASPHQQQPQKSLRKRLIKGIKNAFSTTSNKQGAKKNAYAVEEIYDGLEDFVWIKEDDDNDNISEELHSHYIKNK from the exons atgaaGCGATGGACAAACTTAGGGTTTGTAGATACgatctatgaagaagaagattacgtCGACGACCACTCtaattcttctttctcttctccttcatcatctttgtctctttctcctcatcatcatcaacgacgtatcaatctctcttcttctccttccatgGAGCTTGATTCTAGAGTCCATAAATG gTCGTTGGCTAATAACTCAAAACCTGATGTGTTCGTAAATGTGGGAGGCACAAGGTTCCATCTTCACAAG GATCCTCTGTCAACAAGGAGTGGCTATTTAAAACGCCACCTAACGGGCGTTAAAGAATTAACTCTCTCACCGCCGTTAAACATAACGGCTGAAACGTTCTCGTTAGTTGCCGGTTTCTGTTACGGCGCTTACATTGAATTAACGCCGTTCAATGTCGTTTCGGTGAGAGTCGCCGTCGAGCTTCTTCATATGACAACGGGAGCTGGAGGAGGAGACGGCGGAGGAAGAGAGAGTCTAAGGAACTTGACTGAGTCTTATCTCCGACGAGTCGTCTTCGTCAACGTTGATTACATTCAAATCGTTCTCCGCTCGTGTCTTCTCCAGCTTCCGGAGTCCGAAACGACGGCGTTTTTGGTCGGACGATGCGTCGAAGCTTTGACGGAAATCGGATACGGTGACTGCGTTAACGAGTTTCTCGAGGAAGCCGTTAGACTTCCCGCCGGCGATTTTAGCGTCGTCGCCGACGCCGTGCAGCAGCGGTTCCCGCGTCACGACTTGCTCTACAGAATCGTTGATGCTTATGTTAAG GAACATGACGGAGAGATAACGGAGGAAGAGAAGATTCGGATATGTAATTCGATAGACTGTGACAAACTCTCGCCGCCGTTACTACTCCACTCTGTTCAAAACCCGAAAATGCCCCTGAGGTTTATCGTAAGGGCGATGCTGCAAGAGCAGCTCAACACGCGCCACTCGATCATGGCTGCTGCTGCGGTAGCCTCTACTGCTCCTCCTGTTGGAGGCAGACACCGAGAGATTGCAGACGCGAGAGACTCATCCGTGACGCTCGGTTCGCTTCTGCAGCGAGACACGGCAGCGAGGCAAAACTGTCGGCTCAGAGCTGCAATGAATTCAACGAGCTCGAGGATCGAGAGCTTGGAGAAAGAGCTCGACGCAATGAAGAGATTCTTATCGAAAGAATCAGAGAAGCAGAAATCTGAACGGATCATCGTCGAGTCGAGGTCAAGAAGCGTGATGGATTCTGCTCGATCAGCGAGTTTCCATTGCGTACAACAACCGAGTAACGTAAACAAGACGCATAGAGGCGAGAGAGGATCGGTTTCAAACCTGAGCACGACGTTCCAACGAAGAAGAGCATCTCCGCATCAACAACAACCGCAGAAAAGTCTTAGAAAAAGACTGATCAAAGGAATAAAGAATGCTTTCTCTACTACATCCAACAAACAAGGAGCCAAGAAAAATGCATATGCAGTAGAGGAGATTTATGATGGGTTAGAAGATTTCGTCTGgatcaaagaagatgatgataatgacAACATCTCTGAAGAACTTCACTCTCACTACATCAAGAACAaataa
- the LOC104780818 gene encoding 60S ribosomal protein L26-1, which translates to MKYNPRVTSSRRKNRKAHFTASSSERRVIMSSPLSTELRQKYNVRSMPIRKDDEVQIVRGTYKGREGKVVQVYRRKWVIHIERITREKVNGTTVNVGIQPSKVVISKLRLDKDRKSLLERKAKGRAAADKEKGTKFTSEDVMQNVD; encoded by the coding sequence ATGAAGTACAACCCACGAGTGACCTCATCCCGCAGGAAGAACAGGAAGGCGCATTTCACAGCCTCATCAAGCGAGAGGCGTGTGATAATGAGCTCTCCTCTGTCAACCGAGCTCCGTCAGAAGTACAACGTCAGATCCATGCCGATCCGCAAAGACGACGAGGTTCAGATCGTTCGTGGTACCTACAAGGGACGTGAGGGCAAAGTTGTCCAGGTGTACCGTCGCAAATGGGTGATTCACATCGAGAGGATTACAAGGGAGAAGGTGAATGGAACAACGGTGAACGTTGGGATTCAGCCGTCGAAGGTGGTGATTTCGAAGCTTCGTCTTGATAAGGATAGGAAATCTCTTTTGGAGAGGAAGGCTAAGGGACGTGCCGCTGCTGATAAGGAGAAGGGTACCAAGTTTACTTCTGAGGATGTTATGCAGAACGTTGATTAA
- the LOC104780816 gene encoding uncharacterized protein LOC104780816 has translation MADRERSGGYSSSEEEDPKWKAAINSIATTTVYGASAAKPAATQTRENGDFRLKPKKLTHGQIKVKNLLNEMVEKSLDFVEDPVNVSEDNPENDCGVRLFKRCATGIIFDHVDEIKGPKKKPNLRPNREVEGYSKEFKKRIKSIAVDGSDILTSAVETAKKASARLEAEEAAAKAKAKKEEERIAELKKERGEQWLPSVARIMKKEMKREKYARY, from the exons ATGGCTGATCGAGAGAGAAGTGGAGGATATAGCAGCAGCGAAGAGGAAGATCCCAAGTGGAAAGCTGCAATCAATTCGATAGCCACAACCACCGTTTACGGCGCCTCCGCCGCCAAACCCGCAGCTACTCAGACACGTGAAAACGGAGATTTTCGTCTCAAACCTAAAAAGCTAACACATGGGCAGATCAAG GTGAAGAACCTTTTGAATGAGATGGTTGAGAAGAGTTTAGACTTTGTGGAAGATCCTGTCAATGTTTCTGAGGATAACCCAGAGAATGACTGTGGAGTTCGGTTATTTAAGCGGTGTGCAACTGGCATAATCTTTGATCATGTAG ATGAGATTAAAGGACCCAAAAAGAAGCCTAATTTACGCCCTAACAGAGAAGTTGAAGGATACTCTAAAGAG TTTAAGAAACGAATAAAATCAATTGCTGTTGATGGGTCGGATATTCTAACTTCTGCTGTGGAAACGGCTAAGAAAGCTTCAGCTAGATTAGAGGCGGAAGAAGCGGCAGCAAAAGCTAAagcgaagaaagaagaagagagaatcgcagaattgaagaaagaaagaggagaacAATGGTTACCTTCTGTTGCACGGATaatgaaaaaggaaatgaaG CGTGAAAAATATGCGAGATATTAG
- the LOC109132515 gene encoding F-box/kelch-repeat protein At5g51250-like: MERKNLFEVFDTKTQTWDPKPISFSETKWDFAFSKTTCIDGKFNVVSYCHHGVIAYSPKEGRWDKVGEELRDVLYTVSYCVTENVLYTYVSHRVFKWFDTKTRVWRKLNGLVRLPKFPPSCRIQLVDYGGKLAVLWVDQSLPSTSDDDNLDKIWCAEKLSGLVMCLQFLQHVVLRRFLLLLFDE; the protein is encoded by the coding sequence ATGGAACGAAAGAACTTGTTTGAGGTGTTtgacacaaaaacacaaacttggGATCCTAAACCTATCTCTTTCAGCGAGACAAAATGGGACTTTGCATTCTCCAAAACCACATGTATTGATGGAAAGTTCAACGTGGTGTCTTATTGCCATCATGGTGTGATTGCTTACAGTCCCAAGGAAGGTAGATGGGACAAGGTTGGAGAAGAGCTAAGAGATGTTCTCTATACGGTTTCTTATTGCGTGACAGAGAACGTTTTATACACATATGTTTCTCACCGAGTGTTCAAATGGTTTGATACTAAGACAAGAGTGTGGAGAAAATTGAACGGTTTGGTAAGGTTACCTAAGTTCCCTCCAAGTTGTCGTATTCAATTAGTTGATTATGGTGGAAAACTGGCGGTTTTGTGGGTCGATCAATCATTGCCTTCTACTAGTGATGACGACAACTTGGATAAGATTTGGTGCGCGGAGAAGTTGAGTGGTTTGGTCATGTGTTTACAGTTCCTGCAGCATGTCGTTTTGAGAAGGTTCTTGCTGTTACTCTTTGATGAATGA
- the LOC104780811 gene encoding telomere repeat-binding factor 3-like, whose amino-acid sequence MGAPKQKWTAEEETALKAGVLKHGTGKWRTILSDPEYSSVLKSRSNVDLKDKWRNISVTALWGSRKKAKLALKGTPTSGPRPDDNATAITIVSLANGHIGGDVGGQLMVDAPSPPEASCEPPRAFKGRFTSVDKIILEAITNLKRPFGPDGKSILRYIEENFKMQEDMKRLVSSRLKYLTNVGTLVKTKHKYRISPNYMDEGARQSLRSPQEFLEGNKENTPKPEEKNLTKSQVDGEVVIIKGMTEKEAAAAAARAVAEAEFAIAEAEEAAREADEAEAEAEAAHIFAKAAMKALKYRMHSQTR is encoded by the exons ATGGGAGCTCCAAAGCAGAAGTGGACAGCAGAAGAAGAGACAGCTCTTAAAGCTGGAGTACTTAAACATGGAACTGGAAAATGGCGTACCATTCTCTCAGATCCTGAGTATAGCTCTGTTTTGAAGTCTCGTTCAAATGTGGATCtcaag GACAAATGGAGAAATATAAGTGTAACAGCTTTATGGGGATCTAGGAAGAAGGCTAAACTCGCACTTAAAGGAACTCCTACGTCGGGTCCTAGGCCAGATGATAACGCTACAGCTATTACCATTGTGTCTCTGGCTAATGGTCACATTGGTGGTGATGTAGGAGGACAGCTGATGGTTGATGCACCATCTCCTCCTGAAGCTTCTTGTGAACCACCAAGAGCTTTTAAAGGACGTTTTACAAG TGTGGATAAGATTATACTGGAGGCCATTACCAATTTGAAGAGACCGTTTGGTCCTGACGGCAAGTCGATCTTGCGGTATATAGAG GAGAATTTCAAGATGCAAGAGGATATGAAACGGCTTGTCTCTTCAAGACTAAAGTATTTGACAAATGTTGGAACATTAGTTAAG ACAAAGCACAAATATAGGATTTCTCCAAATTATATGGATGAAGGAGCGAGACAAAGCCTAAGGTCTCCTCAAGAGTTTTTGGAAGGAAACAAGGAAAATACTCCAAAACCTGAGGAAAAAAATCTTACTAAATCCCAAGTAGATGGAGAAGTTGTAATAATAAAGGGCATGACAGAAAAAGAAGCTGCTGCAGCTGCTGCAAGAGCCGTGGCAGAAGCAGAATTTGCAATAGCAGAAGCTGAAGAAGCGGCAAGAGAGGCAGATGAAGCTGAAGCCGAAGCTGAAGCTGCCCATATATTTGCAAAAGCGGCAATGAAAGCTTTGAAGTATAGGATGCATAGCCAAACTCGGTAA
- the LOC104780820 gene encoding zinc finger protein AZF1-like yields the protein MALDTLNSPTSTTTTTNAPPPPFLRCLDQTEPENPESWTKRKRTKRHRIDQPNPPSEEEYLALCLLMLARGSSDHHSPPSDHHSPSSPPSDHQKDYKCSVCGKSFPSYQALGGHKTSHRKPVSNNNNEEGNNNTNGSVTNNANIISNGLVGQSGKTHNCSICFKSFPSGQALGGHKRCHYDGGGGGGGSNSNMPSHGFDLNLPADQVSDGKSQLSDDEVTKSAL from the coding sequence ATGGCTCTCGACACTCTCAATTCtcccacctccaccaccaccaccaccaacgcTCCTCCTCCGCCTTTCCTCCGTTGCCTCGACCAAACCGAGCCCGAGAATCCTGAATCGTGGACCAAAAGAAAACGCACGAAACGACACCGTATAGATCAACCTAACCCTCCTTCCGAGGAAGAGTATCTCGCTCTCTGCCTCCTCATGCTCGCTCGTGGCTCCTCCGATCATCACTCTCCACCGTCCGATCATcactctccttcttctccaccgtCCGATCATCAAAAAGATTACAAGTGCTCAGTTTGTGGCAAATCTTTCCCGTCTTACCAAGCGTTAGGTGGACACAAAACCAGTCATCGGAAACCggttagtaataataataacgaAGAAGGTAATAATAACACTAACGGCTCCGTTACTAATAACGCAAATATTATTAGTAACGGTTTGGTTGGTCAAAGTGGGAAGACTCATAACTGCTCTATATGTTTTAAGTCGTTCCCGTCTGGTCAAGCATTGGGTGGTCACAAACGATGTCACTacgatggtggtggtggtggtggtggtagtaaCAGTAACATGCCTAGCCACGGGTTTGACCTGAACTTACCGGCTGATCAAGTTAGCGATGGGAAAAGTCAACTATCCGACGACGAAGTTACAAAGTCGGCgttgtga
- the LOC104780809 gene encoding uncharacterized protein LOC104780809 isoform X1, producing MSDSSVFVRSYNINVVFLLFLNLFTFFSVVSSDEHVFVVGETGSLQVTLRTEVVIDSPGLKRGTTSRCERLHINGLQRLKHIDRYAHSLKLTLLSNNTSNSIRTSIDVCFHRNSSRAIGMCSHGQWEKVSKGLPWVGIMSPFDYKILDIRTYGSSSEVVTLKFVAKQEFFMYRIVFLMMGIVLLNLASRLSKSVAFYYIGAMSIGIVILVTLIIYQGIKRLPTRGKSRFELFLYSSMIGVGGYFLQYIRGLIQDLPMRIGISEDLHIPLAILLVAVVYLFGAWSGFWTVKKFVVTKDGSIDIGTSNYVCWTVRAFAVVLILQSSLDPLLAGGVLISGILISTISNSISKKMLAQSTASCRPGLIHATTFASPLPRGSNKTLRAVPLSDSDIFPSSFHKTPEGRRKLTKEELEKFTKESTEKAMRELVSSPGFGEWAVKNANRISVNPIMESSSKLTDTVKRGRWFLWF from the exons ATGAGTGACTCATCAGTCTTTGTCCGAAGCTACAACATCAATGTcgtgtttcttctcttcctaaatctcttcactttcttctccgTTGTTTCCTCCGACGAACATGTCTTCG TTGTGGGTGAAACTGGTTCGTTACAAGTGACTCTAAGAACAGAGGTGGTGATAGATTCTCCTGGTCTGAAGCGAGGTACAACATCGAGATGTGAGAGGTTACATATCAATGGATTACAAAGACTTAAGCACATTGATAGATATGCTCATTCACTGAAGTTGACCCTTTTGAGTAATAATACATCGAACAGTATAAGAACAAGTATAGACGTTTGCTTCCacag GAACTCGTCGCGTGCAATTGGAATGTGCTCTCATGGTCAGTGGGAGAAAGTTTCAAAAGGGTTACCTTGGGTTGGGATAATGTCACCTTTTGACTACAAGATCCTTGATATAAGAACCTATGGTAGCTCATCTGAAGTCGTCACCTTAAAGTTTGTTGCTAAACAAG AGTTTTTCATGTACCGTATCGTGTTTTTAATGATGGGGATAGTGTTGCTGAATCTGGCTTCTAGACTTAGCAAATCAGTAGCGTTTTACTACATTGGTGCCATGTCCATTGGAATTGTCATTCTTGTAACTCTTATCATTTATCAG GGGATAAAGCGTCTCCCGACTAGAGGGAAGAGTCGGTTTGAGTTATTTCTCTACTCCTCTATG ATTGGTGTGGGAGGTTACTTTCTTCAATACATACGCGGTTTAATTCAAGATCTGCCAATGCGGATAGGAATCAGTGAAGATTTGCACATTCCT CTGGCGATTCTTTTGGTTGCAGTTGTGTATTTGTTTGGAGCATGGTCAGGGTTTTGGACTGTTAAGAAATTTGTTGTGACAAAAGATGGTTCTATTGATATTGGTACATCAAACTATGTCTGTTGGACCGTCCGTGCTTTTGCTGTGGTTCTGATCCTTCAG AGCTCTTTAGATCCCTTGCTTGCTGGAGGAGTGTTGATATCTGGAATTCTCATCTCAACAATATCAAATAGTATCAGCAAAAAGATGTTAGCGCAAAGCACTGCGAGTTGTAGACCTGGCTTAATCCATGCTACTACGTTTGCTTCTCCTCTTCCTAGAG GTTCCAACAAGACGTTGAGGGCAGTACCACTATCTGATTCAGATATATTCCCGTCTTCATTCCACAAAACACCAGAAGGGAGAAGGAAGCTAACGAAGGAAGAGTTAGAAAAGTTCACTAAAGAGAGCACGGAAAAGGCAATGAGGGAATTAGTTTCTTCACCAGGTTTTGGCGAATGGGCGGTGAAAAATGCTAATAGAATCAGCGTAAATCCGATAATGGAATCGTCCAGTAAATTGACTGATACGGTTAAGCGCGGAAGATGGTTTCTCTGGTTCTGA
- the LOC104780813 gene encoding ADP-ribosylation factor-like protein 8A has protein sequence MGLWEAFLNWLRSLFFKQEMELSLIGLQNAGKTSLVNVVATGGYSEDMIPTVGFNMRKVTKGNVTIKLWDLGGQPRFRSMWERYCRAVSAIVYVVDAADPDNLSVSKSELHDLLSKSSLNGIPLLVLGNKIDKPGALSKEALTDEMGLTSLADREVCCFMISCKNSTNIDQVIDWLVKHSKSKN, from the exons ATGGGTTTGTGGGAAGCTTTTCTCAATTGGCTTCGTAG CCTCTTCTTTAAGCAAGAAATGGAGCTTTCTTTGATAGGACTCCAAAATGCAGGGAAGACATCACTTGTTAATGTTGTTGCA ACTGGTGGATACAGTGAAGACATGATTCCCACG gTCGGGTTTAACATGAGGAAAGTAACAAAAGGAAATGTTACAATCAAACTATGGGATCTTGGTGGTCAACCAAGATTCCGCAGCATGTGGGAACGTTACTGTCGTGCAGTTTCTGCCATTGT GTATGTAGTTGATGCTGCAGATCCTGACAACCTCAGTGTCTCGAAAAGTGAGCTCCATGATCTGTTGAGCAAGTCTTCGCTTAACGGTATTCCTCTTTTGGTTCTTGGGAACAAGATTGACAAACCTGGAGCTCTGTCTAAAGAAGCCTTAACCGACGAAAT GGGGCTTACGTCTCTTGCAGATAGAGAAGTCTGTTGTTTCATGATATCCTGCAAGAACTCTACCAACATTGATCAGGTCATTGATTGGCTCGTAAAGcattcaaaatcaaagaactaa
- the LOC104780814 gene encoding uncharacterized protein LOC104780814 has protein sequence MRMMKNKHNKKPTSLRCSPFTLVSAVVGCVFMIHLTMLYYSRRYSVVDPEVSPQLLLIHHPIVRELERVEEENIHMPPPRKRSPRAIKRKPKRPTTLVEEFLDENSQIRHLFFPDMRSAFGPTKGEDNDTSHYYFPGRIWTDTEGNPIQAHGGGILYDDVSKVYYWYGEYKDGPTYLSHKKGAARVDIIGVGCYSSKDLWTWKNEGVVLAAEETDETHDLHISNVLERPKVIYNSNTGKYVMWMHIDDANYTKASVGVAISDNPTGPFEYLYSKSPHGFDSRDMTVFKDDDNIAYLIYSSEDNSVLHIGPLTENYLDVKPVMKRIMVGQHREAPAIFKHQNTYYMITSGCTGWAPNEALAHAAESIMGPWETLGNPCVGGNNIFRSTTFFAQSTFVIPLPGVPGVFIFMADRWNPADLRDSRYLWLPLIIGGPADRPLEYNFGFPMWSRVSVYWHRQWRLPSATEKKIA, from the exons atgaggatgatgaagaacaaacaCAACAAGAAACCAACGTCTTTGCGTTGTTCACCTTTCACTTTAGTCTCAGCAGTTGTGGGATGTGTTTTCATGATTCACCTAACCATGTTATATTACAGCAGAAGATATAGTGTAGTAGATCCTGAAGTCTCACCTCAGCTACTACTAATCCACCATCCCATTGTCCGTGAGCTCGAACgtgttgaagaagaaaatattcatATGCCGCCTCCGAGGAAACGTTCTCCTCGAGCTATCAAACGTAAACCGAAGAGACCAACCACTTTAGTAGAAGAGTTCCTCGACGAGAATTCTCAGATTCGGCATCTGTTCTTCCCCGATATGAGATCCGCTTTTGGTCCTACCAAGGGTGAGGATAATGATACATCGCATTACTATTTCCCCGGGAGAATTTGGACTGATACTGAAGGGAATCCGATTCAAGCACACGGCGGCGGCATTTTGTATGATGATGTATCTAAGGTTTATTATTGGTATGGTGAATATAAAGATGGACCAACTTATCTTTCTCACAAGAAAGGAGCCGCTAGA GTTGATATAATCGGTGTTGGATGCTACTCATCGAAAGACTTATGGACATGGAAAAACGAAGGCGTTGTATTAGCAGCCGAAGAAACAGACGAGACACATGACTTACACATATCCAACGTCCTCGAACGGCCTAAAGTGATCTACAATTCAAACACCGGTAAATACGTGATGTGGATGCATATAGACGATGCAAACTACACTAAAGCTTCAGTTGGTGTAGCCATTAGCGACAACCCAACAGGCCCATTCGAATACTTGTACAGCAAATCGCCACACGGGTTCGACAGTAGAGACATGACCGTATTCAAAGATGATGATAACATCGCATACTTGATATACTCATCGGAAGACAACAGCGTACTGCACATCGGTCCTCTAACCGAGAATTACCTCGATGTGAAGCCGGTAATGAAGAGAATCATGGTTGGACAACACAGAGAAGCTCCTGCTATCTTTAAACACCAAAACACTTACTACATGATCACTTCTGGTTGTACTGGATGGGCACCAAACGAAGCATTGGCTCATGCTGCTGAGTCTATAATGGGTCCATGGGAGACATTAGGGAATCCTTGTGTTGGCGGGAACAATATATTCCGGTCAACGACGTTTTTCGCGCAGAGCACGTTCGTGATTCCGTTACCAGGTGTTCCTGGTGTGTTTATATTTATGGCTGATAGGTGGAATCCTGCAGATTTGAGGGATTCGAGATATTTGTGGTTACCGTTGATAATTGGTGGACCGGCTGATCGGCCTCTTGAGTATAATTTCGGGTTTCCTATGTGGTCGAGAGTTTCTGTATATTGGCATAGACAATGGCGTTTGCCTTCAGCtacagagaagaagattgcTTAG
- the LOC104780810 gene encoding uncharacterized protein LOC104780810, with the protein MGSLERTCLLSRKPPLLIIIIITNPIFIPFTAKKKKQKSSLYREIKQPQIRANHRRKCLIKINTIPLVLLLLKGTLLRKVIHHKDILPQDILKGDIHRLVILHRVRDIQHKAILHRNILKVLHRSILIKVLHRPTMVRINIRRRKTRIQALWKDVWLCSVVAVSWKLAFDRRMISR; encoded by the exons ATGGGT TCCTTGGAGAGAACATGTCTTTTGTCTCGTAAACCTCCTTTATTAATCATCATTATTATCACTAATCCTATTTTTATTCCATTCacagcgaagaagaagaagcaaaagagttCGTTATATAGAGAGATAAAACAACCTCAGATAAGAGCAAACCATAGAAGAAAATGTCTTATCAAGATCAACACCATCCCGTTGGTGCTCCTCCTCCTCAAG GGTACCCTCCTAAGGAAGGTTATCCACCACAAGGATATCCTCCCGCAGGATATCCTCAAGGGGGATATCCACCGGCTGGTTATCCTCCACCGGGTCAGGGATATCCAGCACAAGGCTATCCTCCACCGCAATATCCTCAAGGTCCTCCACCGCAGTATCCTTATCAAGGTCCTCCACCGCCCCACTATGGTCAGGAtcaacataagaagaagaaagacaaggaTTCAGGCTTTATGGAAGGATG TTTGGCTATGCTCTGTTGTTGCTGTCTCTTGGAAGCTTGCTTTTGATCGGAGGATGATAAGCCGGTGA
- the LOC104780809 gene encoding uncharacterized protein LOC104780809 isoform X2, with protein sequence MSDSSVFVRSYNINVVFLLFLNLFTFFSVVSSDEHVFVVGETGSLQVTLRTEVVIDSPGLKRGTTSRCERLHINGLQRLKHIDRYAHSLKLTLLSNNTSNSIRTSIDVCFHRNSSRAIGMCSHGQWEKVSKGLPWVGIMSPFDYKILDIRTYGSSSEVVTLKFVAKQEFFMYRIVFLMMGIVLLNLASRLSKSVAFYYIGAMSIGIVILVTLIIYQGIKRLPTRGKSRFELFLYSSMIGVGGYFLQYIRGLIQDLPMRIGISEDLHIPLAILLVAVVYLFGAWSGFWTVKKFVVTKDGSIDIGTSNYVCWTVRAFAVVLILQSSLDPLLAGGVLISGILISTISNSISKKMLAQSTASCRPGLIHATTFASPLPRGSNKTLRAVPLSDSDIFPSSFHKTPEGRRKLTKEELEKFTKESTEKAMRELVSSPGFGEWAVKNANRISVNPIMESSSKLTDTVKRGRWFLWF encoded by the exons ATGAGTGACTCATCAGTCTTTGTCCGAAGCTACAACATCAATGTcgtgtttcttctcttcctaa atctcttcactttcttctccgTTGTTTCCTCCGACGAACATGTCTTCG TTGTGGGTGAAACTGGTTCGTTACAAGTGACTCTAAGAACAGAGGTGGTGATAGATTCTCCTGGTCTGAAGCGAGGTACAACATCGAGATGTGAGAGGTTACATATCAATGGATTACAAAGACTTAAGCACATTGATAGATATGCTCATTCACTGAAGTTGACCCTTTTGAGTAATAATACATCGAACAGTATAAGAACAAGTATAGACGTTTGCTTCCacag GAACTCGTCGCGTGCAATTGGAATGTGCTCTCATGGTCAGTGGGAGAAAGTTTCAAAAGGGTTACCTTGGGTTGGGATAATGTCACCTTTTGACTACAAGATCCTTGATATAAGAACCTATGGTAGCTCATCTGAAGTCGTCACCTTAAAGTTTGTTGCTAAACAAG AGTTTTTCATGTACCGTATCGTGTTTTTAATGATGGGGATAGTGTTGCTGAATCTGGCTTCTAGACTTAGCAAATCAGTAGCGTTTTACTACATTGGTGCCATGTCCATTGGAATTGTCATTCTTGTAACTCTTATCATTTATCAG GGGATAAAGCGTCTCCCGACTAGAGGGAAGAGTCGGTTTGAGTTATTTCTCTACTCCTCTATG ATTGGTGTGGGAGGTTACTTTCTTCAATACATACGCGGTTTAATTCAAGATCTGCCAATGCGGATAGGAATCAGTGAAGATTTGCACATTCCT CTGGCGATTCTTTTGGTTGCAGTTGTGTATTTGTTTGGAGCATGGTCAGGGTTTTGGACTGTTAAGAAATTTGTTGTGACAAAAGATGGTTCTATTGATATTGGTACATCAAACTATGTCTGTTGGACCGTCCGTGCTTTTGCTGTGGTTCTGATCCTTCAG AGCTCTTTAGATCCCTTGCTTGCTGGAGGAGTGTTGATATCTGGAATTCTCATCTCAACAATATCAAATAGTATCAGCAAAAAGATGTTAGCGCAAAGCACTGCGAGTTGTAGACCTGGCTTAATCCATGCTACTACGTTTGCTTCTCCTCTTCCTAGAG GTTCCAACAAGACGTTGAGGGCAGTACCACTATCTGATTCAGATATATTCCCGTCTTCATTCCACAAAACACCAGAAGGGAGAAGGAAGCTAACGAAGGAAGAGTTAGAAAAGTTCACTAAAGAGAGCACGGAAAAGGCAATGAGGGAATTAGTTTCTTCACCAGGTTTTGGCGAATGGGCGGTGAAAAATGCTAATAGAATCAGCGTAAATCCGATAATGGAATCGTCCAGTAAATTGACTGATACGGTTAAGCGCGGAAGATGGTTTCTCTGGTTCTGA